In Biomphalaria glabrata chromosome 11, xgBioGlab47.1, whole genome shotgun sequence, the following proteins share a genomic window:
- the LOC106065546 gene encoding uncharacterized protein LOC106065546 yields MNLKKDKLKSSLSEAKTKFKALTLEKDDLEKTLRNTQGENINLTSEKDKLAKSEKELQSNLAALTLRQVKLEKFSKVLQTKISLVTAEKDKLATSLKQSRQEVDTLTVNRDELVTKLRTTEMQIAELAFEKYTLNSSLRDAQSVISEVTLEKGEHFHSFILTVLLTKSGVSLKY; encoded by the exons atgaaCTTAAAAAAAG ATAAACTAAAATCATCTCTATCTGAggcaaaaactaaatttaaagcATTGACTTTAGAGAAAG ATGACTTAGAAAAAACCCTGAGAAACACACAAGgagaaaatataaatttaacatCAGAAAAAG ataaattaGCGAAGTCTGAGAAAGAATTACAAAGTAACCTGGCAGCACTGACATTACGACAAG tgaAATTAGAAAAATTCTCAAAGGTTTTGCAAACTAAAATTTCATTAGTAACTGCAGAAAAAG ataaattAGCAACATCTTTAAAACAATCTCGTCAAGAGGTTGATACGTTGACGGTAAACCGAG ATGAATTGGTAACAAAGCTAAGAACCACTGAAATGCAGATTGCAGAATTGGCTTTCGAAAAAT ATACTTTAAACAGTTCTTTAAGAGACGCTCAAAGTGTCATCTCAGAAGTAACCCTGGAAAAAGGTGAGCATTTCCATTCCTTTATTTTAACAGTGCTCTTAACCAAAAGCGGAGTCTCTTTGAAGTATTAG